From Algoriphagus sp. NG3, the proteins below share one genomic window:
- a CDS encoding NAD(P)H-dependent oxidoreductase — MIKIIVGTNRKNSVSKTIAELYQSILKEKGESAEILELESLPSDFVINALYENNGKHDLYNEFHDQLVDGKKFVFIVPEYNGSFPGILKTFIDGMTYPNTFRGKKCALVGISSGIGGGGIAMSHLTDIFHYLGMHVLALKPKLAKIEQNMSDNLLTNRLYMDLLQSQADMLLEF; from the coding sequence ATGATTAAGATAATAGTAGGAACCAACCGCAAGAATTCTGTCTCCAAGACCATAGCAGAACTTTATCAATCTATATTAAAAGAAAAGGGAGAAAGTGCTGAGATTCTGGAATTAGAGAGTTTGCCAAGTGACTTTGTAATAAATGCACTTTACGAAAACAATGGAAAGCATGACCTGTACAATGAATTCCATGATCAGTTAGTAGATGGAAAAAAGTTTGTGTTTATAGTCCCAGAGTACAATGGTTCTTTTCCGGGAATCCTAAAAACCTTTATCGACGGGATGACCTACCCCAATACCTTCAGGGGAAAAAAATGTGCTTTGGTGGGGATTTCTTCAGGAATAGGCGGGGGTGGCATCGCTATGAGCCACCTTACCGACATCTTCCATTATCTAGGGATGCATGTCCTAGCTCTAAAACCAAAACTGGCCAAAATAGAGCAAAATATGTCAGATAACCTGCTCACCAACAGGCTGTACATGGACTTGCTGCAATCCCAAGCAGACATGCTGCTTGAATTTTAG
- the ftsZ gene encoding cell division protein FtsZ → MKDYRFDLQKNPKSIIKVIGVGGGGSNAVNHMFGLGIKDVEFVVVNTDAQALKSSPVPLRLQLGANLTEGLGAGANPEQGRNAAIESEDEIRELLADNTKMVFITAGMGGGTGTGAAPVVARIAKELNILTVGIVTAPFMFEGKKKMNVAQAGIEALRENCDTVLVILNDKLREIYGNLAIRTAFSKADDILSTAARSIAEIITVHQDVNVDFEDVKTVMKDAGAAVMGSSTEEGEGRAIRAAGAAISSPLLNNVDIKGAEKILLSIMSGEEEELSMDELSEITEYIQEKAGDNAEVIFGQGIDQELGKAIRVTVIATGFEMDRLEGTGAKVETQKAEPAPAPVASTPVEEVEEEKTVINLDSGKSEKVKEESVANGSTFVFSMPKSPVPTPTPVPVEKPVAETPKREEPIETPKPAPKKESLFSFIKPKEEGKAEAPKPSQEKIVHDLFEEEDEKKSVEEPRKEEPATPAFANDYYEQMKQKAIQRAHERFEKLKGSRAFNPTPEELKEKMEVPAYQRKNVVLKEPQHSSEPSISKYNLSDDNEILGNNRFLHDNVD, encoded by the coding sequence ATGAAAGATTACAGATTTGATTTACAAAAAAATCCAAAATCGATTATTAAGGTAATCGGTGTGGGTGGAGGCGGCTCCAATGCCGTAAACCACATGTTTGGTCTGGGGATTAAGGACGTAGAGTTTGTGGTAGTCAATACCGATGCTCAGGCGCTTAAATCCAGTCCCGTGCCTCTTAGGTTGCAGCTAGGAGCCAATTTGACCGAAGGTCTTGGTGCAGGTGCTAACCCTGAACAAGGTAGAAATGCGGCCATAGAATCAGAGGATGAGATCCGTGAGCTATTGGCGGACAATACCAAAATGGTATTTATCACAGCTGGAATGGGCGGAGGTACCGGTACAGGTGCAGCTCCTGTAGTAGCTAGAATTGCAAAAGAGCTTAATATCCTGACCGTGGGTATTGTGACCGCTCCGTTCATGTTCGAAGGAAAGAAGAAAATGAATGTAGCCCAGGCTGGTATAGAAGCTCTTCGTGAGAACTGTGATACTGTACTGGTAATTTTAAATGATAAATTAAGAGAGATCTATGGCAATCTAGCCATCAGAACGGCTTTCAGCAAAGCTGACGACATCTTATCCACTGCTGCCAGATCGATCGCTGAGATCATCACTGTTCATCAGGATGTCAACGTTGACTTTGAAGATGTGAAGACTGTAATGAAAGATGCAGGCGCTGCCGTGATGGGTTCTTCCACCGAGGAAGGAGAAGGACGTGCGATCCGTGCCGCAGGTGCTGCTATTTCTTCCCCGTTGTTGAACAACGTGGATATCAAAGGAGCCGAGAAGATTTTGCTTTCTATCATGTCCGGTGAGGAAGAAGAGCTTTCAATGGACGAATTGAGCGAAATCACTGAATATATCCAGGAAAAAGCAGGAGATAATGCAGAGGTTATTTTTGGTCAGGGAATAGATCAGGAACTAGGCAAAGCTATACGGGTGACTGTAATTGCCACTGGATTTGAAATGGACAGATTGGAAGGAACGGGAGCCAAAGTGGAAACTCAAAAGGCTGAACCAGCTCCAGCTCCAGTAGCAAGTACTCCAGTAGAAGAGGTGGAAGAAGAAAAGACTGTTATCAACCTTGACTCTGGTAAATCAGAAAAAGTGAAGGAGGAGTCTGTTGCGAATGGCTCTACTTTCGTATTCTCTATGCCAAAATCTCCAGTTCCAACTCCAACTCCTGTCCCTGTAGAGAAGCCTGTCGCAGAAACTCCAAAAAGAGAAGAGCCAATAGAAACCCCTAAGCCAGCTCCAAAGAAAGAAAGCTTATTCTCTTTCATTAAGCCGAAGGAAGAAGGTAAAGCTGAAGCTCCAAAGCCTTCCCAGGAGAAAATTGTCCATGATCTTTTCGAAGAAGAAGATGAAAAGAAAAGTGTAGAAGAGCCTAGAAAAGAAGAGCCTGCAACTCCTGCTTTTGCCAATGATTATTATGAGCAAATGAAGCAAAAGGCGATTCAGAGAGCCCACGAGCGCTTCGAGAAGCTGAAAGGGAGCCGTGCATTTAACCCTACTCCGGAAGAACTGAAGGAGAAAATGGAAGTGCCTGCCTATCAGCGTAAAAATGTAGTATTAAAAGAGCCTCAACATAGCTCTGAGCCAAGCATCAGCAAGTATAACTTAAGCGATGATAATGAGATTCTAGGAAACAACAGATTCCTGCATGATAATGTGGACTAA
- a CDS encoding purine-nucleoside phosphorylase, with the protein MDYLNQISEAASFIRSQYTSEVSIAIILGTGLGHLGDQIAVEKEIEYANIPNFPLSTVESHSGKLIFGELSGKKVMAMKGRFHYYEGYSMQQVTFPVRVMHQLGIRKLLVSNASGGLNPDQEVGEVMLIRDQIDLFPESPLRGWHCEEFGPRFPDMSDAYSADLISIALGFAKANNYHVHTGVYVGVQGPNLETPAEYKYLRGIGADAVGMSTVPEVIVARQMGIEVFGISAITDLGVEGKIKPVTIVDVLAAAAKAEPVMAEIIKEVVRQID; encoded by the coding sequence ATGGATTACCTAAATCAAATCTCTGAAGCGGCTTCTTTTATTCGCTCACAATATACAAGTGAAGTTTCAATCGCAATAATCCTAGGGACGGGACTAGGGCATTTGGGAGATCAAATAGCCGTAGAAAAAGAAATAGAATATGCCAATATCCCCAATTTCCCGCTTTCCACTGTGGAAAGCCATTCCGGGAAACTGATTTTTGGGGAGCTTTCCGGAAAGAAAGTAATGGCTATGAAGGGACGCTTTCATTATTATGAAGGCTACTCTATGCAGCAAGTAACTTTCCCTGTCCGGGTGATGCACCAGCTTGGAATAAGAAAACTGTTGGTTTCCAACGCTTCAGGAGGGCTTAATCCTGATCAGGAAGTGGGGGAGGTAATGCTTATCCGTGATCAAATCGATTTGTTTCCTGAGAGTCCTCTTCGCGGATGGCATTGTGAGGAATTTGGGCCTAGATTTCCTGATATGAGCGATGCGTATTCAGCGGATTTGATTTCGATAGCTTTAGGCTTTGCAAAAGCAAACAACTACCATGTGCATACGGGAGTATACGTGGGCGTGCAGGGGCCAAATCTGGAAACTCCTGCCGAATACAAATATTTGCGGGGAATAGGGGCGGACGCTGTGGGAATGAGCACTGTTCCGGAGGTGATTGTAGCACGGCAAATGGGTATAGAAGTCTTTGGGATTTCCGCAATTACTGATTTGGGAGTGGAAGGGAAAATTAAGCCTGTCACCATAGTGGATGTACTGGCAGCAGCCGCTAAAGCTGAGCCAGTGATGGCTGAGATCATCAAAGAAGTGGTAAGGCAGATAGATTGA
- a CDS encoding cell division protein → MKKTNLKKILAFVFLSVVLVGFIAFVEKQTLYKTFQGTEIDIKGVSGVYFVEDAEITKILKEAFPDLKPGLMLSEVPMKEIESRLLGHPFVKSAQAMIGQKGILNLKISQHQPIARIAQPLGADGYITTEGKVIPTSTSYTSRVLILEGKFAEHIMDKGDVNTEMPELMDLIVFITEDEFWNAQITELEVNDRDDIRLFQQVGRQIIEFGDGYDIANKFDRISVFYKEILPRKGWNAYGRVSVKFKDQIVCE, encoded by the coding sequence ATGAAAAAGACAAACTTAAAGAAAATACTGGCTTTTGTATTTCTCAGCGTGGTACTGGTTGGATTTATTGCTTTTGTGGAAAAGCAAACCCTTTACAAAACATTTCAGGGGACGGAGATTGATATCAAAGGAGTAAGCGGAGTCTATTTTGTGGAGGATGCTGAAATCACCAAGATCCTCAAAGAGGCATTTCCGGATCTAAAACCTGGGTTAATGCTGAGTGAGGTGCCGATGAAAGAAATAGAAAGTAGGCTGCTCGGACACCCTTTCGTAAAGTCTGCGCAGGCGATGATAGGCCAGAAGGGGATTTTGAATCTCAAAATAAGCCAGCATCAGCCGATAGCTAGAATTGCCCAGCCTTTAGGAGCTGATGGATACATCACTACGGAGGGTAAGGTGATTCCTACCTCGACTTCATATACCAGCAGGGTGTTGATTTTGGAAGGGAAGTTTGCTGAACATATCATGGATAAAGGGGATGTCAATACAGAGATGCCAGAATTGATGGATCTGATCGTCTTCATCACAGAAGATGAATTTTGGAATGCTCAGATCACCGAATTGGAAGTGAATGATAGGGATGATATCCGCCTTTTCCAGCAAGTGGGAAGGCAGATTATCGAGTTTGGGGATGGCTATGATATAGCCAATAAGTTTGACCGTATATCGGTCTTCTATAAAGAAATATTGCCTAGAAAAGGCTGGAATGCTTACGGGAGGGTAAGCGTAAAGTTTAAGGATCAAATAGTCTGTGAATAA
- the ftsA gene encoding cell division protein FtsA gives MENKELIVGLDIGTTKICVIVGRKNEYGKLEVLGMGKAVSDGVDRGVVTNIDKTVHAIEKAVEEASEMANVDIADVIVGIAGQHIQSKIQSGSIMRQPTDDEITIEDVRRLSSEMENILIPPGNTIIHVMPQDYTVDYEGGIKDPVGMSGTRLEADFHIITAQTTAINNINRCVRRADLVSKQLILEPLASSLSVLSDDEKEAGVCLVDIGGGTTDIAIFYENIIRHTAVIPLGGNIITKDIKEGCMVMQNQAELLKTKFGKAITEEANPNEIVSIPGLRNRAPKEISIRNLASIIQARMEEIIEIVQNEIMQSGHYKKLAGGIVLTGGGSQLQFISQLFEYMTGLDTRIGYPNEHLGKSVIEEVKSPMYATSVGLVLAGFKALDDRDQGYAKRTANGKNIKRAKNMEINPKDIFDKIAGRLKGILSDDIGDDINY, from the coding sequence ATGGAAAACAAAGAACTAATAGTAGGACTGGATATTGGGACCACCAAAATCTGTGTCATTGTAGGTCGCAAAAATGAGTATGGCAAACTCGAGGTGCTGGGCATGGGCAAGGCCGTTTCAGATGGAGTAGATCGCGGGGTAGTGACTAACATCGACAAAACTGTCCATGCGATAGAAAAGGCTGTAGAGGAAGCTTCTGAAATGGCCAATGTGGATATTGCGGATGTGATCGTGGGTATAGCAGGGCAGCATATCCAAAGCAAAATCCAAAGCGGTAGCATCATGCGTCAGCCAACGGATGATGAGATCACCATAGAAGATGTAAGGAGGCTTTCCAGTGAAATGGAAAATATACTTATCCCTCCAGGAAACACCATAATCCACGTAATGCCACAGGACTACACGGTGGATTACGAAGGGGGTATCAAAGATCCTGTTGGTATGTCTGGTACCCGTCTGGAGGCTGATTTCCATATTATCACCGCACAGACTACAGCTATCAATAATATTAACAGATGTGTGCGCCGAGCTGATTTAGTTTCCAAGCAACTAATTCTAGAGCCATTGGCAAGTTCACTTTCTGTTTTGAGTGATGATGAAAAGGAAGCGGGAGTATGTCTCGTGGATATAGGTGGTGGAACTACAGACATCGCCATCTTCTATGAAAACATCATTCGACATACGGCTGTGATACCTCTGGGAGGAAATATCATTACCAAGGATATCAAAGAAGGCTGTATGGTCATGCAGAACCAGGCAGAATTGCTTAAAACCAAGTTTGGTAAGGCGATCACTGAAGAGGCTAATCCAAATGAGATCGTATCTATTCCAGGCTTGCGAAACAGAGCTCCAAAAGAGATATCCATCCGTAACCTAGCTTCCATCATCCAGGCGAGAATGGAGGAGATCATAGAAATTGTCCAGAATGAAATCATGCAGAGCGGACATTATAAAAAGCTTGCAGGAGGTATAGTTCTCACCGGAGGTGGTTCCCAACTGCAGTTTATCAGCCAGCTCTTCGAATACATGACCGGATTGGATACCAGAATCGGCTATCCAAATGAGCACTTGGGCAAGTCAGTGATCGAAGAAGTGAAAAGTCCTATGTACGCTACTTCAGTAGGTTTGGTGCTCGCCGGATTCAAGGCATTGGATGATAGAGATCAAGGCTATGCGAAACGTACCGCCAACGGGAAAAATATAAAAAGAGCAAAAAACATGGAGATCAATCCTAAAGACATTTTCGATAAAATCGCCGGAAGACTGAAAGGGATTCTGAGTGATGATATCGGTGACGATATTAACTACTAG
- a CDS encoding SDR family oxidoreductase, translating into MKKESESVKPAKITAEQIAQAIAVLEGLNADTDQIFDIPSESRLALIMAAGKFSRPSKEELADRKKGAKKIQRKKVADKDKNARKTTGIRSAREVSVFIAPAMLELTGKETEESILLESPRECYVCKESYNRLHHFYDTMCTDCGDFNYAKRFQTADLQDQVALVTGSRLKIGYHITLMMLRAGATVIATTRFPVDSALRYAKEPDFSEWGNRLHIHGLDLRHIPSVEIFCNYLEQKYDRLDVLINNAAQTVRRPSGFYQHLMENEELTWSDLSPASQTLLTDHYACLQEIQNLSQEFAAGENKNLPVSWHGKQLGIGITSSAQLTQIPYSIDDAVRSEEIFPVGKLDADLQQVDLRKTNSWRLKLGEIHTNEMLEVQLVNSVAPFVLCNRLVNIMKQDNTGKKHIINVSAMEGKFHQFHKEARHPHTNMAKAALNMMTLTSAAELPKFGIYTNAVDTGWVTDEDPAELAKRKQEVHDFQPPLDIVDGAARVLDPLFDGINTGKHWNGKFLKNYKPTSW; encoded by the coding sequence ATGAAAAAGGAATCAGAATCTGTAAAACCAGCCAAAATTACCGCTGAACAAATCGCTCAAGCCATAGCTGTGCTGGAGGGATTGAATGCGGATACCGATCAGATTTTTGATATTCCAAGTGAAAGCCGTCTAGCTCTTATCATGGCCGCCGGGAAGTTTTCCCGCCCCAGTAAGGAGGAACTAGCCGATCGAAAAAAAGGCGCTAAAAAGATTCAGCGTAAGAAAGTAGCAGATAAAGACAAAAATGCCCGTAAAACTACGGGGATACGTTCGGCAAGGGAAGTTTCTGTTTTCATCGCACCAGCTATGCTTGAGCTGACTGGCAAAGAAACAGAAGAGTCGATTTTGCTAGAATCCCCACGTGAATGCTATGTCTGTAAGGAATCTTATAACAGACTGCATCATTTTTACGATACTATGTGTACGGATTGCGGGGATTTCAATTATGCAAAACGATTCCAGACTGCTGATCTACAGGATCAAGTGGCTCTGGTCACTGGTTCTCGGCTGAAAATAGGGTATCATATCACTTTGATGATGCTTCGTGCAGGAGCAACTGTTATTGCTACAACTAGGTTTCCTGTGGATTCTGCGCTGCGCTACGCCAAAGAACCGGACTTCAGCGAGTGGGGCAATCGACTTCACATTCATGGCTTGGATCTGAGACATATCCCAAGTGTGGAGATTTTTTGCAACTACCTCGAACAGAAATATGATCGCCTCGATGTACTGATCAACAATGCCGCCCAGACTGTCCGAAGACCATCTGGGTTTTACCAGCATTTGATGGAAAATGAGGAATTAACCTGGTCAGACCTTTCTCCAGCTTCGCAAACATTACTGACAGATCACTATGCCTGCCTGCAAGAAATACAAAATCTCAGTCAGGAGTTTGCAGCAGGTGAAAACAAAAACCTTCCTGTCTCCTGGCATGGAAAACAGTTGGGTATCGGGATTACTTCCTCTGCACAACTTACCCAAATTCCATACAGTATCGATGATGCTGTACGTTCAGAAGAAATCTTTCCTGTCGGAAAGCTAGACGCGGATTTGCAGCAAGTGGATCTTCGGAAGACGAACAGCTGGAGATTGAAGCTTGGTGAGATCCACACCAATGAAATGCTGGAAGTACAGCTTGTGAATTCTGTAGCGCCATTTGTGCTGTGTAATCGTCTGGTAAATATCATGAAGCAGGACAATACTGGCAAAAAGCACATCATCAATGTATCGGCAATGGAGGGAAAATTCCATCAGTTTCACAAAGAAGCCCGACATCCGCACACCAACATGGCTAAGGCTGCACTAAATATGATGACACTGACTTCTGCAGCCGAATTGCCTAAATTCGGCATCTACACCAATGCCGTGGATACAGGCTGGGTGACGGATGAAGATCCGGCGGAGTTGGCGAAGCGAAAGCAGGAGGTGCATGATTTCCAGCCTCCTTTAGACATTGTGGATGGGGCAGCCCGGGTACTGGATCCGCTATTTGACGGAATCAATACGGGCAAGCACTGGAATGGAAAATTCCTGAAGAATTATAAACCTACTAGCTGGTAG